A section of the Alkalicoccobacillus plakortidis genome encodes:
- a CDS encoding ABC transporter substrate-binding protein, with protein MEEKYLVLRSYIHSREKDFKVSFKHEDLEQLWFCTRRNVKRVLNKLEADGYFRYIPGRGRGNYSVLLFNQSFKEEIEAYIKKYVELGNLDMVAFILRLPIPRSWLIQLSSASEFQKLFGFKRHSISKDILYMFKSREVSTLDPVNVSIALEVHLTQQLGDTLVCYDSERNRIIPHLAHHFIVDQSELIYTFYLRKDVHFHNMDKLSSLDVAFTVERLKTKSKAYAWLVESIKKVECETPYKVSIHLKKRNSLFLQMLSTATFCILPSNTPFNEQEWIGTGPFLLKERSKSKIILQAFEHYFKERALIDEVHFYTVSKDAANVLYLQSNPEKSKTKIEEQTLQDLCVVFLLFNQNRNTILKNSLLRTAIYHLMDLPKMIKDLQLNVCEASSFSEMRSKHLEKNQKLISTLLIKANYAGEEMKLGYLDNELTAVEAKWIIEEAGNVGINLKLMPISHTDFYDQTIMNEVDLLFMKMIFSIDRHLSFMSIFRNEHLSIMQFLQTETVEFIKQQLNAFEGAHNFNDREQIIIETERILRDEKHLVFLYHPTITRTIDPIIQNATHHSYGHVDFRKLWLP; from the coding sequence TTGGAAGAGAAATATCTAGTTTTAAGATCTTATATTCATAGTAGAGAAAAGGATTTTAAAGTCTCGTTTAAGCATGAAGACCTCGAACAGCTCTGGTTTTGTACAAGAAGAAATGTGAAGAGAGTACTCAACAAGCTAGAAGCAGATGGTTATTTTCGTTACATTCCAGGAAGAGGCCGTGGCAATTATTCAGTTCTACTTTTTAACCAGTCATTTAAAGAAGAAATTGAAGCATATATAAAGAAATATGTGGAGCTTGGTAACTTAGATATGGTTGCTTTTATTTTAAGACTTCCTATACCTAGGTCATGGCTAATTCAGTTATCTTCTGCTTCTGAGTTTCAGAAATTATTTGGTTTTAAGCGTCATTCAATATCAAAAGACATTCTTTATATGTTTAAGTCTCGCGAAGTGTCCACGCTTGATCCAGTAAACGTATCAATTGCCCTAGAAGTGCATCTAACACAGCAACTTGGTGATACACTTGTTTGCTACGATTCAGAACGAAATCGTATTATTCCTCACTTAGCACATCACTTCATAGTAGACCAATCAGAGTTGATCTACACATTTTATCTAAGAAAAGACGTTCACTTTCATAACATGGATAAGCTCAGTAGCCTTGATGTTGCATTCACAGTTGAACGGCTTAAAACAAAAAGCAAGGCATATGCATGGTTAGTAGAATCAATCAAAAAAGTAGAATGTGAGACTCCTTACAAAGTTAGTATCCATTTAAAAAAGAGAAATTCACTATTTCTACAGATGTTATCCACTGCTACTTTTTGTATTCTTCCTTCAAACACACCTTTTAATGAACAAGAATGGATTGGCACGGGGCCGTTTTTATTAAAAGAGCGTTCAAAATCAAAAATTATTCTTCAAGCCTTTGAACACTATTTTAAAGAACGTGCTTTAATTGATGAGGTTCACTTTTATACCGTTTCAAAAGATGCTGCAAATGTACTGTACTTGCAGTCCAACCCTGAGAAATCCAAGACAAAAATTGAAGAACAAACACTGCAAGATTTATGTGTTGTGTTTCTATTATTTAACCAAAACAGGAACACTATTTTAAAAAATTCGTTACTTAGAACAGCGATTTATCATTTAATGGACCTACCTAAAATGATTAAAGACTTACAGTTAAATGTATGTGAAGCTAGCAGTTTCAGTGAGATGCGTTCAAAACACTTAGAAAAAAACCAAAAACTCATCTCAACATTGTTAATTAAAGCAAATTATGCAGGTGAGGAAATGAAGCTAGGGTATCTAGACAATGAACTCACAGCTGTGGAGGCCAAATGGATTATTGAGGAAGCAGGAAACGTTGGAATCAATCTGAAATTAATGCCGATCTCACACACAGATTTTTATGATCAAACAATCATGAATGAAGTTGATCTTTTATTTATGAAGATGATTTTTTCAATAGATAGGCATCTCTCCTTTATGAGTATATTTAGAAACGAACACTTATCTATTATGCAATTTTTGCAAACAGAGACAGTAGAGTTTATTAAACAACAATTAAACGCATTTGAAGGTGCGCACAACTTTAACGACAGAGAGCAGATTATCATTGAAACGGAGAGGATTTTAAGAGATGAGAAACATCTAGTTTTTCTCTACCATCCTACTATTACAAGAACGATTGATCCCATTATTCAAAATGCCACACATCACTCATATGGTCATGTGGATTTTAGGAAGTTATGGTTACCTTAG
- a CDS encoding MFS transporter, which translates to MVHTKLNHIYNYIAYFLGTILFKLGDKIYLIAIPWLVYDLTKSSANMGMMFLVQTLPLIFISPIAWMLADRFSRKKMMIFCAVIQGCLVLVIPLLQHMDLLKIGFIYVLGFFIASAGACFNVTNGTIIPQLFSKHQLMRVNSIFQFIDTSSVLFGSVLAGVLISLIGIQPLFVIVGVSYFPIILSLLMLTLRHSSDHPIKTTGWQSLKEGAHYLWNHSVLRSLTWLIFIVNMANGALVSMLVFFSRDELAITSTEMGWVYAGAAIAQVAGILLLNLMNKKNHPLNLMVTTLIISALGIVGTALSWNWISLMICIAIQSAPVIMFNVLNKTFRQQIVPSFILGRVNGIIMMISLASLPLAGFVTGILSELINIRWIFLTLGIISMLTVIRFRSLGTQKANVIAS; encoded by the coding sequence ATGGTTCACACAAAACTCAATCATATTTATAATTACATTGCCTATTTTCTAGGCACAATTCTGTTCAAGCTTGGGGATAAAATCTATTTGATTGCTATTCCATGGCTTGTCTATGACCTAACAAAATCTTCAGCTAACATGGGGATGATGTTCCTGGTACAAACACTACCTCTCATTTTCATCTCACCAATCGCTTGGATGCTCGCTGATCGCTTCTCTCGTAAAAAAATGATGATATTCTGTGCAGTGATTCAAGGGTGCTTAGTTCTAGTGATTCCTCTCTTGCAGCACATGGACTTATTAAAAATTGGGTTTATCTATGTTTTAGGTTTTTTCATTGCAAGTGCTGGTGCATGCTTTAATGTAACCAATGGTACAATCATTCCACAGTTATTTTCAAAACATCAGTTAATGCGCGTTAACTCAATTTTTCAATTCATTGATACAAGCTCTGTTTTATTTGGCAGCGTGTTAGCCGGAGTTCTGATTAGCCTAATTGGAATTCAGCCTCTGTTTGTCATTGTTGGAGTGTCCTACTTTCCAATCATCTTGTCCTTACTTATGCTAACTCTACGACATTCCTCTGATCACCCTATCAAAACAACTGGATGGCAATCATTAAAAGAAGGCGCTCATTATCTCTGGAATCATTCCGTTTTACGCTCATTAACATGGCTCATTTTTATTGTAAATATGGCAAATGGAGCTTTAGTTAGTATGTTGGTTTTTTTCTCACGTGATGAACTTGCGATTACTTCAACGGAAATGGGTTGGGTATATGCTGGTGCAGCAATTGCTCAAGTAGCAGGTATCCTGTTGTTGAATCTAATGAATAAGAAGAATCATCCATTAAATTTGATGGTTACTACACTTATTATTAGTGCTTTAGGCATTGTAGGTACAGCTTTGAGTTGGAATTGGATTAGTTTGATGATCTGCATCGCTATTCAAAGTGCACCAGTTATCATGTTTAACGTATTAAATAAGACCTTTAGACAACAAATTGTCCCTTCCTTTATCCTAGGTAGAGTGAACGGAATAATCATGATGATTAGCCTCGCTTCTCTACCATTAGCGGGATTTGTTACTGGCATTCTCTCTGAGTTAATAAATATTCGATGGATCTTTTTAACATTAGGTATTATTTCAATGTTAACAGTTATTCGATTTAGATCATTAGGTACTCAAAAAGCTAACGTCATTGCTTCTTAA
- a CDS encoding CPBP family glutamic-type intramembrane protease has translation METVRKPWRSFLFFMFLGVLAVLTLLPMYIEIIPEQLAEFGIPLTIPVHVIALLSLINPLLFIIVGLVVGHLLASRTGLVSFVYETDRFRRPFWSRLVKVLKPSILLGVLGGIIVMSVEFLIQPLLPSELQMVGASGSLSLIDFASRMLYGGVAEELMLRWGVMTLLAFLLWKIFSRKKLQPSPLLMWISIVLSALLFAIGHFGATAAITEITGIVLFRMLFLNGFLGLIYGLLFWKKGLEAAMIAHLVTHITLIVITFIFL, from the coding sequence ATGGAGACAGTTCGTAAGCCTTGGCGTTCTTTTTTATTCTTTATGTTTTTAGGTGTTCTTGCCGTATTAACGTTGCTGCCGATGTATATAGAGATTATTCCTGAGCAATTGGCTGAGTTTGGAATTCCATTAACGATTCCGGTTCACGTTATCGCGTTGCTCTCTTTGATTAATCCACTGCTTTTTATTATCGTTGGTTTAGTTGTGGGGCATTTACTCGCTAGTCGAACTGGTCTTGTTTCTTTTGTTTATGAGACGGATCGATTTAGACGACCTTTTTGGAGTCGATTGGTTAAAGTGCTCAAACCATCGATTCTCCTTGGAGTTCTGGGCGGTATCATTGTCATGAGTGTTGAGTTTCTTATTCAACCTCTACTCCCGTCAGAGTTACAAATGGTTGGTGCTAGCGGCTCTCTAAGTCTGATTGATTTTGCCTCAAGAATGCTCTATGGCGGGGTTGCAGAAGAACTGATGCTCCGATGGGGAGTTATGACATTGCTTGCTTTTCTTTTGTGGAAAATTTTCAGTCGTAAGAAGCTGCAGCCATCGCCTCTTTTGATGTGGATCAGTATCGTTCTTTCCGCATTGCTTTTTGCCATTGGTCATTTTGGTGCGACTGCGGCCATAACAGAGATAACTGGAATTGTGCTCTTCCGAATGCTATTTTTAAATGGGTTTCTTGGGTTAATCTATGGGTTGCTTTTTTGGAAAAAAGGACTTGAAGCCGCAATGATTGCACATCTGGTTACCCATATCACTTTAATTGTGATTACTTTCATATTTTTATAA
- a CDS encoding HD domain-containing protein, with protein sequence MMNVRNEPLYPGIQPTPLELDLIQSSYLRRLKHLAHYGAGSFVSPVTHSRFEHTIGVWKLAAYFFPEHHLLRASALLHDIGHLPFSHAVERTLGYNHHQLTLKYIQSNDISSRLKKAGISTDDVCHLLTNQSPLTGTDLVLGLDHLDSFIRDTYMMSDLNRDPSEILTNLSCTEKGISTDQQTAEWLLSIIVKDHTYMHAPMLKAADRLLAEAVHLHWFSVKQDFSFLIDAQVTAQLIQSPNAKARSIIQALLFEPNRIHVSETITGTGYVVPKGKIYHRLPLINGDEMTQTDQASTFATELESMLKEYEVCLK encoded by the coding sequence ATGATGAATGTTAGAAACGAACCGCTATACCCTGGTATACAACCTACCCCTCTGGAACTAGACTTAATTCAATCTTCATACCTTAGACGTTTAAAGCACCTAGCTCATTACGGTGCAGGGTCATTTGTTTCACCAGTAACTCATTCACGATTTGAACATACAATTGGGGTTTGGAAGCTGGCTGCATATTTTTTCCCTGAACATCATTTATTGAGAGCTTCGGCACTTTTGCACGATATTGGCCATCTCCCATTTTCCCACGCTGTTGAGAGAACATTAGGCTACAATCACCATCAACTGACTCTCAAATACATACAAAGCAACGATATTAGTAGTCGCTTAAAAAAAGCAGGTATCTCAACGGATGATGTCTGTCATTTGTTAACAAATCAGTCGCCATTAACAGGTACGGACTTAGTACTAGGACTGGATCATCTAGACAGCTTCATAAGAGATACATATATGATGAGTGATCTAAATAGAGATCCAAGCGAAATACTGACAAATCTCAGTTGTACGGAGAAAGGCATCTCAACAGATCAGCAGACAGCAGAGTGGCTTTTATCCATTATTGTAAAAGACCATACGTATATGCACGCACCGATGTTAAAAGCTGCTGACCGGTTACTTGCAGAAGCAGTTCACCTTCACTGGTTTTCTGTGAAACAGGATTTCTCTTTTTTAATTGATGCCCAAGTGACAGCCCAGTTAATTCAGTCACCTAATGCAAAGGCTCGTTCCATTATCCAGGCGCTTTTATTTGAGCCGAATCGTATACACGTCTCAGAAACGATAACGGGGACTGGATACGTTGTGCCTAAAGGGAAAATCTATCATAGGCTACCTCTTATCAACGGAGATGAAATGACCCAAACAGATCAGGCAAGCACTTTTGCAACCGAACTTGAGTCCATGTTAAAAGAATATGAAGTGTGCTTAAAGTAG
- a CDS encoding GNAT family N-acetyltransferase: protein MRIKLVSLQTVEKAKSIILDGLKERFSVFDTTYNTDLQDLLMSYNGEDRKLFIGEKQGEVVCTGALTKRSNHVVGIERVSVDIQWRNQGFAKRMISHLENEAHKQSYSKLIVETSDHWHSAIHLYKTCGYHEVQRKHNCIYFEKLLSQRRKYDEC from the coding sequence ATGAGAATCAAGCTGGTCTCTCTTCAAACAGTCGAAAAGGCTAAATCTATTATTTTAGATGGATTAAAAGAGCGTTTCTCTGTGTTCGATACTACTTATAATACAGACTTGCAAGATCTATTAATGAGCTATAATGGTGAAGATAGAAAACTATTTATCGGAGAAAAACAAGGTGAAGTAGTGTGCACTGGGGCTTTAACAAAGCGCTCAAACCATGTAGTAGGAATTGAACGGGTATCAGTAGACATACAATGGCGCAATCAAGGTTTTGCTAAACGCATGATCAGTCATTTGGAAAATGAAGCCCACAAGCAAAGTTATTCTAAACTGATTGTGGAAACGAGTGATCATTGGCACAGTGCGATCCACCTTTATAAAACGTGTGGGTATCATGAAGTTCAACGAAAGCATAACTGTATCTATTTTGAAAAATTACTCTCTCAAAGGAGAAAATATGATGAATGTTAG
- a CDS encoding GrpB family protein, with translation MNQEIFYLKKVDQTILKRMLTKYTVQIQEAVPAADIYHVGSTAIDHAITKGDIDLQVRVKQEHFQSAKRALLNLYQLNTGSSQTSFFQLLNVRMSLI, from the coding sequence ATGAATCAAGAGATCTTTTATCTGAAAAAAGTCGATCAAACCATTTTAAAAAGAATGCTCACAAAGTATACAGTACAGATACAAGAAGCTGTTCCTGCTGCAGACATCTATCACGTTGGAAGCACAGCTATAGATCATGCCATCACAAAAGGTGATATCGACTTACAAGTTAGAGTAAAACAGGAGCACTTTCAATCAGCAAAACGAGCTTTATTGAACCTTTATCAATTAAATACAGGGAGCTCACAAACGTCCTTTTTTCAGCTTTTGAATGTCAGGATGAGCTTGATATAG
- a CDS encoding Rap family tetratricopeptide repeat protein yields MTTVMLPGIIVGSKCAEWYSSMIASDSSRATILKYEVDDMIKVMEPDDKVIAYYSLLQFRYNVLLEEPTTQFTHTNDTIEPYLTYMYYFMNGQSDFYAARYTSAIRKYEMAEEYLEQVSDPYEQAEFYLRLAEGYYRINQYVFAISYMEKAMAIFKTEKVYKNKVLNGYLLLAGINTELGEFTKAEDNYQTALADSTDFPRIRALLLRGLGLNRLKQNKQKEAMFYFEEALATGDHADTIVGMKSKGDLAFIHLRFGDIQTAIPLLEEVETRSLEVNDIEYIARCRVYRNLYVHYHRDLVESGLNLLIEHELYFDAWEIAEDLSTYYEANDDFISALKYMKLVTQMNTKQNTLGG; encoded by the coding sequence ATGACAACCGTTATGTTACCTGGGATTATTGTTGGTTCAAAGTGTGCAGAATGGTATAGCAGTATGATTGCCAGTGACTCAAGTCGTGCAACCATCCTTAAATATGAAGTGGACGATATGATCAAAGTGATGGAACCCGATGACAAAGTAATTGCCTATTATTCGCTACTCCAGTTTCGCTACAACGTATTACTTGAAGAACCTACTACTCAATTTACCCACACAAATGACACCATAGAACCTTACTTAACATATATGTACTACTTTATGAATGGACAAAGCGATTTTTATGCAGCAAGATACACGTCTGCTATCAGAAAATATGAAATGGCAGAGGAATATCTAGAACAGGTTTCTGATCCATATGAACAGGCGGAGTTTTACCTTCGATTAGCCGAGGGCTACTATAGAATTAATCAGTACGTATTTGCAATCTCTTATATGGAAAAGGCAATGGCTATCTTTAAAACGGAAAAAGTCTACAAAAATAAAGTGTTAAATGGGTACCTACTTCTTGCAGGAATTAATACTGAATTAGGAGAATTTACTAAAGCAGAGGATAACTATCAAACAGCTTTAGCAGATTCTACTGACTTTCCAAGAATCCGTGCCCTACTTTTAAGAGGACTTGGCCTTAATCGCCTTAAGCAAAACAAACAAAAAGAAGCGATGTTCTATTTTGAAGAAGCATTAGCAACAGGCGATCATGCAGACACAATCGTAGGCATGAAATCAAAGGGTGATCTGGCTTTTATCCACCTACGTTTTGGTGACATCCAAACTGCCATCCCACTACTAGAGGAAGTGGAGACTCGCTCTTTGGAAGTGAATGATATTGAGTACATAGCTAGATGTAGAGTGTACAGAAATCTCTATGTTCACTATCATCGTGACCTTGTTGAAAGTGGATTGAATCTATTAATAGAACATGAACTTTATTTTGATGCTTGGGAGATTGCCGAAGACCTATCCACTTATTATGAAGCAAATGATGACTTTATCTCTGCTCTGAAGTACATGAAATTAGTTACGCAAATGAACACCAAACAGAATACATTAGGAGGGTGA